The following coding sequences lie in one Myxococcus xanthus genomic window:
- a CDS encoding cytochrome ubiquinol oxidase subunit I, with protein MPMTDLLYARAQMGLSLAFHIIFAAAGVALPVLMVLSDWKGRRTGDADYQKLSQKLAKGTAILFAVGAVSGTVLSFELGLLWPEFMGQYGEVIGLPFSLEGVAFFTEAIFLGIYLYGRERVSPGMHLFSGVMVAVSGAASAFFVTLVNTFMNHPSGFTPSASGPMDVQPLVAMFSPGWQYQTAHVLLSCYQASAFAMAGIHAFVLLRYPGAAFHRKALSVALPLACVTALLQPVVGDLSAKHVAKAQPVKLAAMEGQFETERGAPLRLGGLPNVETGEVPYAVDIPKGLSILAFADPDAEVKGLNAFPRDEWPPVAKVHVAFQVMVGTGSAMALLALVTLGWRWRKKAWPHGRKLMWAWLLSGPLGVVAMEAGWLVTEWGRQPWILRGVMRTADAVTPVPHLAAPFWTFTAVYLFLGVTVVLLLVRQVAGTLPTRDSGLPGGEAHVH; from the coding sequence ATGCCCATGACGGACCTGCTCTATGCGCGGGCCCAAATGGGCTTGTCGCTCGCGTTCCACATCATCTTCGCCGCGGCGGGAGTGGCGCTTCCCGTCCTCATGGTGCTCAGTGACTGGAAGGGCCGGCGCACCGGTGATGCGGACTATCAGAAGCTGAGTCAGAAGCTGGCGAAGGGGACGGCCATCCTCTTCGCGGTGGGCGCGGTGAGTGGCACGGTGTTGTCCTTCGAACTGGGCCTGCTGTGGCCAGAGTTCATGGGGCAATACGGCGAGGTGATTGGGCTGCCCTTCAGCCTGGAAGGCGTCGCCTTCTTCACCGAGGCCATCTTCCTGGGCATCTATCTGTACGGGCGGGAGCGGGTGTCGCCAGGGATGCACCTGTTCTCCGGCGTCATGGTGGCGGTGAGTGGCGCGGCCAGCGCCTTCTTCGTCACGCTGGTCAACACATTCATGAACCACCCGTCGGGCTTCACGCCGTCGGCGTCGGGGCCCATGGACGTGCAGCCGCTGGTGGCCATGTTCAGCCCCGGCTGGCAGTACCAGACGGCGCACGTGCTGCTCTCCTGTTACCAGGCGAGCGCCTTCGCCATGGCGGGCATCCACGCCTTCGTGTTGCTGCGCTACCCGGGCGCGGCCTTCCACCGGAAGGCCCTGTCGGTGGCGCTGCCGCTGGCGTGTGTCACCGCGCTGCTCCAGCCCGTGGTGGGGGACTTGTCCGCCAAGCACGTGGCGAAGGCGCAGCCGGTGAAGCTGGCCGCCATGGAGGGCCAGTTCGAAACGGAGCGCGGCGCGCCGCTGCGCCTGGGTGGACTCCCCAACGTGGAGACGGGCGAGGTGCCCTACGCGGTGGACATCCCCAAGGGCCTGTCGATTCTCGCCTTCGCGGACCCGGACGCGGAGGTGAAGGGCCTGAATGCCTTCCCGCGCGACGAGTGGCCGCCGGTGGCGAAGGTCCACGTGGCCTTCCAAGTCATGGTGGGCACCGGGAGCGCCATGGCGCTGCTGGCGTTGGTGACGCTGGGCTGGCGGTGGCGGAAGAAGGCCTGGCCCCACGGGCGGAAGCTGATGTGGGCGTGGCTGCTGTCGGGGCCGCTGGGGGTGGTGGCCATGGAGGCGGGCTGGCTCGTCACGGAGTGGGGACGACAGCCGTGGATTCTTCGCGGCGTCATGCGCACGGCGGACGCGGTGACGCCGGTGCCACACCTGGCCGCGCCCTTCTGGACCTTCACCGCCGTGTACTTGTTCCTGGGCGTGACGGTGGTGCTCCTGCTGGTGCGGCAGGTGGCGGGCACGCTGCCTACGCGCGACAGCGGTCTGCCGGGAGGTGAGGCCCATGTCCACTGA
- a CDS encoding sterol desaturase family protein: MDAAHIPDLITPAIPVFTLTVIAEALWVKKQRDEGRPMVGHTWKDTIASISMGLGNVAINVLWKGVAFAGYLALYHLTPLRMGTGVLAWVLIFFADDLCYYAFHRVHHESRFFWASHVVHHSSQHYNLSTALRQTWTPPTSFVFWAPLALLGFHPVMIVVQQSVSLLYQYWIHTEAIGRLPRPLEWVLNTPSHHRVHHASNPRYLDKNYAGILIIWDRLFGTFEPEGEKPVYGLTKNLETFNPVRIAFHEFAAITRDAAKPGSLKQRLSYVFRNPAWKPDASEAPRPSGVQPPPEGARPSV; encoded by the coding sequence ATGGACGCAGCACACATCCCCGACCTCATCACCCCGGCCATCCCGGTGTTCACCCTCACGGTGATTGCCGAGGCCCTCTGGGTGAAGAAGCAGCGGGACGAAGGCCGTCCCATGGTGGGCCACACCTGGAAGGACACGATTGCCAGCATCTCCATGGGGCTGGGCAACGTGGCCATCAACGTCCTGTGGAAGGGCGTGGCCTTCGCCGGCTACCTGGCGCTCTACCACCTCACGCCGCTGCGCATGGGCACCGGCGTGCTGGCATGGGTGCTCATCTTCTTCGCGGACGACCTCTGCTACTACGCCTTCCACCGCGTCCACCATGAGAGCCGCTTCTTCTGGGCCTCCCACGTGGTGCACCACTCCAGCCAGCACTACAACCTCTCCACGGCGTTGCGGCAGACGTGGACGCCGCCCACCAGCTTCGTCTTCTGGGCACCGCTGGCGCTGCTCGGGTTCCACCCGGTGATGATTGTGGTGCAGCAGTCCGTCAGCCTGCTCTACCAGTACTGGATTCACACCGAGGCCATTGGCCGGCTGCCGCGCCCGCTGGAGTGGGTGCTCAACACGCCGTCACATCACCGCGTGCACCATGCGTCCAACCCGCGCTACCTGGACAAGAACTACGCGGGCATCCTCATCATCTGGGACCGGCTCTTCGGGACGTTCGAGCCGGAGGGTGAGAAGCCCGTGTACGGCCTGACGAAGAACCTGGAGACGTTCAATCCCGTGCGCATCGCCTTCCACGAGTTCGCGGCCATCACGCGCGACGCGGCGAAGCCCGGCTCCCTGAAGCAGCGCCTGAGCTACGTCTTCCGCAACCCAGCCTGGAAGCCCGACGCCTCAGAGGCGCCCCGGCCGTCCGGAGTACAGCCCCCGCCCGAAGGGGCCCGCCCCTCCGTGTGA
- a CDS encoding TetR/AcrR family transcriptional regulator: protein MAAKNTPSDAPARPVRRTQQERRETTRRKLLDATIETLVEQGYARLTTVEVSKRAGLSQGALFTHFDTKEELLAAAVEHLFPRLIQDYLAGVGARPSGRDRIAAAVDMLWAAFQRPELQAAIELYVAARTDAELRVALAAVDGPHRENLHRVARELFPEASEHPDFDSIVELALDAVQGAAVGGSARPNDPAHRRMLDALTHFMRNAFLPSLARPRRRARS, encoded by the coding sequence ATGGCCGCGAAGAACACTCCATCGGACGCGCCGGCCCGGCCTGTCCGCCGCACGCAGCAGGAGCGCCGTGAGACGACGCGGCGCAAGCTGCTGGACGCCACCATCGAGACGCTGGTGGAGCAGGGCTACGCCCGCCTGACGACGGTGGAGGTGTCCAAACGGGCAGGCCTGTCACAGGGCGCGCTCTTCACCCACTTCGATACGAAGGAGGAGCTGCTGGCCGCGGCGGTGGAGCACCTCTTCCCGCGGCTCATCCAGGACTACCTGGCGGGCGTGGGTGCCCGGCCGTCAGGCAGGGACCGCATCGCGGCGGCGGTGGACATGTTGTGGGCCGCCTTCCAGCGCCCGGAGCTGCAGGCCGCCATCGAGCTCTACGTCGCGGCGCGCACGGACGCGGAGCTGCGCGTGGCGCTGGCGGCGGTGGACGGGCCGCACCGGGAGAACCTGCACCGCGTTGCACGCGAGCTGTTTCCCGAGGCCTCCGAGCACCCGGACTTCGACTCCATCGTGGAGCTGGCGCTGGACGCGGTGCAGGGCGCCGCGGTGGGAGGCAGCGCCCGGCCGAACGACCCGGCGCACCGGCGCATGTTGGATGCGCTCACCCACTTCATGCGCAACGCCTTCCTCCCCTCATTGGCGCGGCCTCGCCGCCGCGCCCGCTCCTGA
- a CDS encoding cytochrome d ubiquinol oxidase subunit II, with amino-acid sequence MSTDTILGFAVAGTFVLYALFGGADFGGGVWDLLASGPRKAEQRALIARAIGPVWEVNHIWLIVGMVLLFAGFPRAFAVLSVALHVPLTLLLLGIVFRGAAFTFRTYDTRGDTVQRQWGLVFSGASVIAPVLLGMCVGAVVSGTIRVEGRVVVSGFFASWLTPFSWAVGVLALCLFAFLAAVYLTHEAPESALREDFRRRAMGAGVAVFVAALVVLLLAREGAPRVWEGLLRSPFALALHAGTAVAAVASFALLWTRRFQWARVAAAVQAGLIVLGWAASQHPFLVVPDVTLHGAAASPGAQRLLLVALGVGTAVVVPSLVLLFRVFRPVPTPSAGSEA; translated from the coding sequence ATGTCCACTGACACGATTCTGGGCTTCGCGGTGGCGGGGACCTTCGTCCTCTACGCCCTCTTCGGCGGCGCGGACTTCGGGGGCGGCGTCTGGGATTTGCTCGCCTCCGGACCGCGCAAGGCGGAGCAGCGCGCGCTCATCGCCCGCGCCATTGGCCCGGTGTGGGAGGTGAATCACATCTGGCTCATCGTGGGCATGGTGCTGCTGTTCGCCGGCTTCCCGCGCGCCTTCGCGGTGCTGAGCGTGGCGCTGCACGTGCCGCTGACGTTGCTGCTGCTGGGCATCGTGTTCCGGGGCGCCGCCTTCACCTTCCGGACCTACGACACGCGCGGGGACACGGTGCAGCGGCAGTGGGGGCTCGTCTTCAGTGGAGCCAGCGTCATCGCGCCGGTGCTGCTGGGCATGTGCGTGGGGGCCGTGGTGAGCGGCACCATCCGCGTCGAGGGGCGGGTGGTGGTGAGCGGCTTCTTCGCGTCGTGGCTCACGCCCTTCTCATGGGCGGTGGGCGTGCTGGCGCTGTGCCTCTTCGCCTTCCTGGCGGCGGTGTACCTCACCCACGAGGCGCCCGAGTCCGCGCTGCGCGAGGACTTCCGCCGCCGGGCGATGGGCGCGGGTGTGGCCGTCTTCGTCGCGGCGCTGGTGGTGCTGCTGCTGGCACGCGAGGGGGCGCCACGCGTCTGGGAGGGCCTGTTGCGCTCGCCCTTCGCCCTGGCGCTGCATGCGGGCACGGCGGTGGCCGCGGTGGCGTCCTTCGCGCTCCTGTGGACGCGCCGCTTCCAATGGGCCCGCGTCGCGGCGGCCGTGCAGGCGGGGCTCATCGTGTTGGGGTGGGCGGCCTCGCAGCACCCGTTCCTGGTGGTGCCGGACGTCACGCTGCACGGCGCGGCGGCGAGCCCTGGCGCGCAACGCCTGCTGTTGGTGGCGCTGGGCGTGGGCACGGCCGTGGTGGTTCCTTCGCTGGTGTTGCTGTTCCGCGTCTTCCGGCCCGTGCCCACGCCCAGCGCAGGCTCGGAGGCGTGA
- a CDS encoding SDR family NAD(P)-dependent oxidoreductase — MDLELRGKTALITGSSRGIGRAIASVLAREGVRVCLSARGEEALEATAAQLRAEGVDVATVVTDVATQSGAVEAVDAAVRAFSRLDILVNNVGGSGGAGAFHSATAEQWTAVLDRNLLSAVWCSQRAVEAMRQQGGGCIVHINSIFGREYATSAPYTTAKAGITALTKEMAVDLAQYRIRVNGVAPGSILFPGGSWDKRQKADPEKVARLVRDELPWGRFGTPEEVADVVAFLCSERARWVTGATLPVDGGQGRAF, encoded by the coding sequence ATGGACCTGGAGCTCAGAGGAAAGACGGCCCTCATCACCGGCAGCAGCCGAGGCATTGGCCGGGCCATCGCGTCGGTGCTGGCCCGCGAGGGCGTGCGGGTGTGCCTCAGCGCACGCGGCGAGGAGGCCCTGGAGGCCACCGCGGCGCAGCTCCGCGCCGAGGGCGTGGACGTGGCCACCGTGGTGACGGACGTGGCCACCCAGTCCGGCGCCGTGGAAGCAGTGGACGCGGCGGTGCGCGCCTTCAGCCGGCTGGACATCCTGGTCAACAACGTGGGCGGCAGCGGCGGCGCGGGCGCCTTCCATTCCGCCACCGCCGAGCAGTGGACGGCCGTCCTGGACCGCAACCTCCTGTCCGCCGTGTGGTGCAGCCAGCGCGCCGTGGAGGCCATGCGCCAGCAGGGCGGCGGCTGCATCGTCCACATCAACTCCATCTTCGGCCGCGAGTACGCCACCAGCGCCCCCTACACCACCGCCAAGGCCGGCATCACCGCGCTCACCAAGGAGATGGCGGTGGACCTGGCGCAGTACCGCATCCGCGTCAACGGCGTGGCCCCCGGCTCCATCCTGTTCCCCGGCGGCAGCTGGGACAAACGCCAGAAGGCGGATCCAGAGAAGGTGGCCAGGCTGGTGCGCGACGAGCTGCCCTGGGGCCGCTTCGGCACCCCCGAGGAAGTGGCCGACGTCGTGGCCTTCCTCTGCTCGGAACGCGCACGCTGGGTCACAGGGGCCACCCTGCCCGTGGATGGGGGCCAAGGCCGTGCCTTCTGA
- a CDS encoding GTPase, which produces MDETSLPEPDALRSLLKTALELPALRPHAARLERLVDDYARGVARKDAPLSVALVGATGAGKSTLLNALAGQALSREGVNRPTSTAATVFAPEGMPTDALAGSGARVMTYAPGPQGLWGGQVFIDTPDLNSVATTHREVARAALERADVALVVMHRGSVAEASQVEFLTEFARRRALVFILNFADELSPESRDTLKAQVRRVASEQYGLAQEDVPVFAISALSAKDGRDVSGEFGALLFHLRGLATQAVAARVRKTNAMGALEEVHTRVEAALKETDATLSRTRAALDSGLEKAAEGLRADFDARLRLAHGHLAAEVRRQAGGRFWGPAAWGLRLSLWGASGLGAAALVGRSSLPAGLAVAAASTVVDVVRGHTRARAAESAVVEPFEDDFSAQAAARTALAEARSVARASGLEPALLGVPDVDTLLEEVRVARAGAWRYTATTGVAEAVAGWWRTARWLVLPLINLPLLALLGHVGYRVVRAYVEGPLLPLDYFVNAGALFMLLAGAGVLLASASLAGAARRAGTAGRARFVEALAALGGRLGETVEDALRPGREAAKGLLALR; this is translated from the coding sequence GTGGACGAGACGAGCCTGCCTGAACCCGATGCCCTGCGTTCCCTGCTGAAGACGGCCCTGGAGTTGCCCGCGCTCCGGCCGCATGCCGCGCGCCTGGAGCGGCTCGTGGACGACTATGCGCGCGGCGTGGCACGCAAGGATGCCCCCCTGAGCGTGGCGTTGGTGGGGGCCACCGGCGCGGGCAAGTCCACCCTCCTCAACGCGCTGGCGGGGCAGGCCCTGTCGCGTGAAGGCGTCAACCGGCCCACCAGCACGGCCGCCACCGTGTTCGCGCCAGAAGGCATGCCCACGGACGCGCTGGCGGGCTCCGGCGCGCGGGTCATGACGTATGCCCCCGGCCCCCAGGGCCTGTGGGGCGGACAGGTCTTCATCGACACGCCGGACCTCAACAGCGTGGCCACCACGCACCGCGAAGTGGCCCGCGCGGCGCTGGAGCGCGCGGATGTGGCGCTCGTCGTCATGCACCGCGGCAGCGTGGCGGAGGCCTCCCAGGTGGAGTTCCTCACGGAGTTCGCCCGCCGCCGCGCGCTCGTCTTCATCCTCAACTTCGCGGACGAGCTGTCTCCTGAGTCGCGCGACACGCTCAAGGCCCAGGTTCGCCGCGTGGCCTCCGAGCAGTACGGCCTTGCACAAGAAGACGTGCCCGTCTTCGCCATCAGCGCCTTGTCGGCGAAGGACGGCCGGGACGTGTCCGGCGAGTTCGGCGCCCTGCTCTTCCACCTGCGCGGACTGGCCACGCAGGCGGTGGCCGCGCGCGTGCGCAAGACGAACGCGATGGGCGCGCTGGAAGAGGTGCACACCCGCGTGGAGGCCGCGCTGAAGGAGACGGACGCGACGCTGTCACGCACGCGCGCCGCGCTGGACTCGGGGCTGGAGAAGGCGGCGGAGGGCCTGCGCGCGGACTTCGACGCGCGGCTGCGGCTGGCGCACGGCCACCTGGCGGCGGAGGTGCGGCGTCAGGCGGGAGGCCGCTTCTGGGGGCCCGCGGCCTGGGGCCTGCGGCTGTCCCTCTGGGGCGCCAGCGGGCTGGGCGCGGCGGCGCTGGTGGGGCGGAGCAGCCTGCCCGCGGGGCTGGCGGTGGCGGCGGCCTCCACCGTGGTGGACGTGGTGCGCGGACACACCCGCGCCAGGGCCGCGGAGTCCGCGGTGGTGGAGCCCTTCGAGGACGACTTCAGCGCCCAGGCCGCGGCGCGCACCGCGCTGGCGGAGGCGCGCAGCGTGGCGCGCGCGAGCGGACTGGAGCCCGCGCTGCTGGGCGTCCCCGACGTGGACACGCTGTTGGAGGAGGTGCGGGTGGCCAGAGCGGGCGCCTGGCGCTACACCGCCACCACCGGCGTGGCGGAGGCGGTGGCCGGTTGGTGGCGCACCGCGCGCTGGCTGGTGCTGCCGCTCATCAACCTGCCGCTGCTGGCCCTGCTGGGCCATGTGGGCTACCGCGTGGTGCGGGCCTACGTGGAAGGCCCCCTGCTGCCGTTGGACTACTTCGTCAACGCGGGGGCTCTCTTCATGCTGCTCGCCGGCGCGGGCGTGCTGCTGGCTTCAGCGAGTCTCGCTGGGGCCGCTCGCCGTGCGGGTACCGCCGGACGTGCGCGCTTCGTTGAGGCCCTGGCCGCCCTGGGCGGGAGGCTGGGAGAGACCGTCGAGGATGCTCTGCGCCCCGGGCGGGAGGCCGCGAAGGGCCTGCTGGCGCTCCGGTGA
- a CDS encoding phage holin family protein, producing MGAHVWSAKSSQEAHVVDLESERLERSQLETLSTAELIRHALAETRLLVRAEVMHAKKELREELKAARTAGILLGAGAVLALTALAVLFVALGLVLPMAQALGVLVVGVVLLAIAGGLLFMGSKRVPKKPLPHTQERLKTDYQLTRETLQ from the coding sequence ATGGGAGCGCACGTGTGGTCCGCGAAGTCATCGCAGGAGGCGCACGTCGTGGACCTCGAATCGGAACGCCTGGAGCGAAGTCAATTGGAGACGCTCTCCACGGCGGAGCTCATCCGGCACGCCTTGGCGGAGACGCGCCTGCTGGTGCGCGCCGAGGTGATGCACGCCAAGAAGGAGCTGCGTGAGGAGCTGAAGGCCGCGCGTACCGCGGGCATCCTCCTGGGGGCGGGCGCGGTGCTGGCGCTCACCGCGCTGGCCGTCCTCTTCGTCGCGCTGGGGCTGGTCTTGCCCATGGCCCAGGCGCTGGGCGTGCTGGTGGTGGGCGTGGTGCTGCTGGCGATTGCCGGGGGCCTGCTCTTCATGGGCAGCAAGCGCGTGCCCAAGAAGCCGCTGCCGCACACACAGGAACGCTTGAAGACGGACTACCAGCTCACGCGGGAGACGCTGCAATGA
- a CDS encoding TonB-dependent receptor domain-containing protein, whose translation MGSALLLTMTPAWAQDAATPPPPDSTAAEHQAEQAEAALEDNIFQMAPVVVTATRTEQDVTSAPASVTVVTQEDLKRAPVGDLTDAIRLAPGISLTAGSQGRRGISIRGMDSSYTLILVDGKRVNSLEAVFRHNDFDIGLIPTEGIERIEVVRGAMSSLYGSEALGGVINIITKPIAPKWTGGIDLKAQTPTVGANGEELRSSVFLSGPLIEDTLSMKITGGFNHRQAWNGARNPGSPVLNADGAPVTREDGSIVNHGDLATLEGRNDHNGRLSLNWTPTAQQTITAEYGRAYQNRIGEYYIGGSYGDADAVVHRNDAVLGHKGKWDWGNSEVRGYWEGLESGVDGLTQDNIVAEANATAYLGINTLTVGGEARWIDLKSDEFTSGAASVHQQAIYAQDELALMDKLTLLLGARLDNHENFGLHFTPRAYAVYSPINHLTVKAGVGTGFKAPTLRQMSTESLVTSCRGRCGIIGNPDLDPEKSTNFEVSANWTMTSWALSATVFQNNIRNLIDTPRGTGVEPVGTDPATGLPLYVPRNVNRARLRGVEATASKAFGNVVRLSANYTFLESRDLENDVQLAYRPKHTLNGQIDLTPVDKLKAFVRGQYIGPQLSGTEEVESYALFDAGASYDIGKNFGVNAGVLNIANTRTEDEEGYVFQERGRTIYAGVNARF comes from the coding sequence GTGGGCTCTGCCCTGCTGCTCACGATGACGCCCGCCTGGGCGCAGGACGCGGCCACGCCGCCGCCGCCGGACTCCACGGCCGCCGAGCACCAGGCCGAGCAGGCGGAGGCGGCGCTGGAGGACAACATCTTCCAGATGGCCCCCGTGGTGGTGACGGCGACGCGCACCGAGCAGGACGTCACCTCCGCCCCCGCCTCTGTCACCGTGGTGACGCAGGAGGACCTGAAGCGGGCGCCCGTGGGCGATTTGACGGACGCCATCCGCCTGGCGCCCGGCATCAGCCTGACGGCCGGCAGCCAGGGCCGCCGAGGCATCAGCATCCGCGGCATGGATTCGAGCTACACGCTCATCCTGGTCGACGGAAAGCGCGTGAACTCGCTGGAGGCGGTGTTCCGCCACAACGACTTCGACATCGGCCTCATCCCCACGGAGGGCATCGAGCGCATCGAGGTCGTCCGCGGCGCCATGTCCTCGCTCTACGGCTCCGAGGCCCTGGGCGGCGTCATCAACATCATCACCAAGCCGATTGCCCCCAAGTGGACGGGCGGCATCGACCTGAAGGCGCAGACGCCCACCGTGGGCGCCAACGGCGAGGAGCTCCGCTCCAGCGTCTTCCTCAGCGGTCCGCTCATCGAGGACACGCTCTCCATGAAGATTACGGGTGGCTTCAACCACCGCCAGGCGTGGAATGGCGCGCGCAACCCGGGCTCGCCCGTGCTCAACGCGGACGGTGCGCCGGTGACGCGTGAAGACGGCAGCATCGTCAACCACGGCGACCTGGCCACGCTCGAGGGCCGCAATGACCACAACGGCCGGCTGTCGCTGAACTGGACGCCCACCGCGCAGCAGACGATTACCGCCGAGTACGGCCGCGCGTACCAGAACCGCATCGGCGAGTACTACATCGGCGGCTCCTACGGCGACGCGGACGCGGTGGTCCACCGCAACGACGCGGTGCTGGGCCACAAGGGCAAGTGGGACTGGGGCAACTCCGAGGTCCGCGGCTACTGGGAAGGACTGGAGAGCGGCGTCGACGGACTCACCCAGGACAACATTGTCGCGGAGGCGAACGCCACCGCGTACCTGGGCATCAACACGCTGACGGTGGGCGGCGAGGCGCGCTGGATTGACCTCAAGTCGGACGAGTTCACCAGCGGCGCCGCCAGCGTGCACCAGCAGGCCATCTACGCGCAGGATGAGCTGGCGCTGATGGACAAGCTGACCCTGCTGCTGGGCGCGCGTCTGGACAACCACGAGAACTTCGGCCTCCACTTCACGCCGCGCGCCTACGCCGTCTACTCGCCCATCAACCACCTCACCGTGAAGGCGGGTGTCGGCACGGGCTTCAAGGCGCCCACGCTGCGGCAGATGAGCACCGAATCCCTGGTGACGAGCTGCCGTGGCCGCTGCGGCATCATCGGCAACCCGGACCTGGACCCGGAGAAGAGCACCAACTTCGAGGTGTCCGCCAACTGGACCATGACGTCGTGGGCCCTGTCGGCCACCGTCTTCCAGAACAACATCCGCAACCTCATCGACACGCCGCGCGGCACGGGCGTGGAGCCGGTGGGTACCGACCCGGCGACGGGCCTGCCCCTGTACGTGCCCCGCAACGTCAACCGCGCGCGCCTGCGCGGCGTCGAGGCGACGGCGAGCAAGGCCTTCGGCAACGTGGTGCGCCTGAGCGCGAACTACACCTTCCTGGAGAGCCGCGACCTGGAGAACGACGTGCAGCTCGCCTACCGGCCCAAGCACACCCTCAACGGCCAGATTGACCTGACGCCGGTGGACAAGCTGAAGGCCTTCGTGCGCGGCCAGTACATTGGCCCGCAGCTCAGCGGCACCGAGGAGGTCGAGTCCTACGCCCTCTTCGACGCGGGCGCGAGCTACGACATCGGCAAGAACTTCGGCGTCAACGCGGGCGTCCTCAACATCGCCAACACCCGCACCGAGGACGAGGAAGGCTACGTGTTCCAGGAGCGCGGCCGCACCATCTACGCGGGCGTGAACGCGCGATTCTAA
- a CDS encoding glucose-6-phosphate isomerase, whose amino-acid sequence MTERELWERYQRYLCVVPALDFTLDVSRMRFPADYLERMRPRVEEAFGAMAALEKGAVSNPDEKRKVGHYWLRAPELAPEPALRKEITDTVADIHAFAKDVHEGRVKPQKAQRFTHVLIVGIGGSALGPQLVADALGTAKDPMQVSFFDNTDPDGFDRVLAQLGERLSETLTLVISKSGGTKETRNGMLEAERGYTARGLDFSKHAVAVTGAGSELDNHAKKQGWLRTFPMWDWVGGRTSVTSAVGLLPARLQGLDIDALLKGARDMDAATRERDALKNPAALLALMWHYAGDGRGHKDMVILPYKDRLLLMSRYLQQLVMESLGKETDLDGQVVNQGIAVYGNKGSTDQHAYVQQLREGVLNFFATFIEVLKDRDGGSQEVEPGVTSGDYLLGFLLGTRRALYEKDRESLTLTVPDVSARTLGALIALYERAVGFYATLVHINAYHQPGVEAGKKAAGVVLELQRKLTTRLREARAEARTAEQLAADIGMPDEVETVFKVLQHLAANPDRGITRTPGATPTQARFQAK is encoded by the coding sequence ATGACCGAGCGAGAACTGTGGGAGCGGTACCAGCGTTATCTGTGCGTCGTCCCGGCCTTGGACTTCACGCTCGACGTCTCGCGGATGCGCTTCCCGGCGGACTACCTGGAGCGGATGCGCCCCCGCGTGGAGGAAGCCTTCGGCGCGATGGCGGCCCTGGAGAAGGGCGCCGTCTCCAACCCGGACGAGAAGCGCAAGGTGGGCCACTACTGGCTGCGCGCGCCGGAGCTTGCGCCCGAGCCCGCGCTCCGGAAGGAAATCACCGACACGGTGGCCGACATCCACGCCTTCGCGAAGGACGTGCATGAGGGCCGGGTGAAGCCGCAGAAGGCGCAGCGCTTCACGCACGTGTTGATTGTGGGCATTGGCGGTTCGGCGCTGGGGCCGCAGCTGGTGGCGGACGCGCTGGGCACGGCGAAGGACCCGATGCAGGTGTCCTTCTTCGACAACACGGACCCGGACGGCTTCGACCGCGTGCTGGCGCAGTTGGGCGAGCGGCTGTCGGAGACGCTCACCCTGGTCATCAGCAAGTCAGGTGGCACCAAGGAGACGCGCAACGGCATGCTGGAGGCCGAGCGCGGCTACACGGCGCGAGGCCTGGACTTCAGCAAGCACGCGGTGGCCGTCACCGGCGCGGGCAGCGAGCTGGACAACCACGCGAAGAAGCAGGGCTGGCTACGCACCTTCCCCATGTGGGACTGGGTTGGCGGCCGCACGTCGGTGACATCCGCGGTGGGCCTGCTGCCCGCGCGCCTGCAGGGGCTAGACATCGACGCGCTGCTGAAGGGCGCGCGCGACATGGACGCGGCGACGCGCGAGCGTGACGCGTTGAAGAACCCGGCCGCGCTGCTGGCGCTCATGTGGCACTACGCCGGTGATGGCCGGGGCCACAAGGACATGGTCATCCTGCCGTACAAGGACAGGCTGCTGCTGATGTCGCGCTACCTCCAGCAGCTCGTCATGGAGTCGCTGGGCAAGGAGACGGACCTGGATGGCCAGGTGGTGAACCAGGGCATCGCCGTCTACGGCAACAAGGGCTCCACGGACCAGCACGCCTATGTGCAGCAGCTGCGTGAAGGCGTGCTCAACTTCTTCGCCACCTTCATCGAAGTGCTCAAGGACCGCGACGGCGGCTCGCAGGAAGTGGAGCCCGGCGTCACCAGCGGTGACTACCTGCTGGGCTTCCTGCTGGGCACGCGGCGCGCGCTCTACGAGAAGGACCGCGAGTCGCTCACCCTCACCGTGCCGGACGTGAGCGCGCGCACGCTGGGCGCGCTGATTGCGCTGTATGAGCGCGCCGTGGGTTTCTACGCCACGCTGGTGCACATCAACGCGTACCACCAGCCGGGCGTGGAGGCGGGCAAGAAGGCCGCGGGCGTTGTGCTGGAGCTCCAGCGCAAGCTGACCACGCGCCTGCGCGAGGCCCGCGCGGAGGCCCGCACCGCCGAGCAGCTCGCGGCGGACATCGGCATGCCGGACGAGGTGGAGACAGTCTTCAAGGTGCTCCAGCACCTGGCCGCCAACCCGGACCGCGGCATCACGCGCACCCCAGGGGCCACCCCGACGCAGGCGCGCTTCCAGGCGAAGTAG